Proteins encoded by one window of Moorella humiferrea:
- a CDS encoding LytR/AlgR family response regulator transcription factor, which yields MLTAIIADDNVAERTYFCGLLRETQKVKVVGEAADGLAALDLASHLRPDIAFLDIQMPGPNGLEVAREIMTTVPLTLIVFFTAHSGYAANAFEINSVDYLLKPFDAFRVRKALARIEEKLALRQVNKRSQKLNKLALKSRGEMILIDLNEIVFIEKSGKNTTIVHTVKRDFTTSQTIGELEQQLEGNDCFQRVHKSYLINLNMVERISPFADNSFVVRFAGYKKDALISRNNIELVKKHLNLA from the coding sequence ATGCTAACAGCTATAATTGCCGATGATAACGTGGCGGAAAGAACTTATTTTTGCGGATTACTCCGAGAAACGCAAAAAGTAAAGGTAGTAGGCGAAGCCGCTGATGGCCTGGCAGCCCTGGATTTAGCCTCCCATCTGCGGCCGGACATTGCCTTTTTAGATATCCAAATGCCCGGGCCGAATGGTCTTGAAGTAGCCAGGGAAATTATGACAACCGTTCCCCTGACTTTAATCGTCTTTTTTACGGCTCATTCTGGGTATGCCGCCAATGCCTTTGAAATAAACAGCGTCGATTATCTTCTCAAACCCTTTGACGCCTTCCGCGTAAGGAAGGCCCTGGCTAGAATTGAAGAAAAGTTGGCCCTCAGGCAAGTTAATAAAAGAAGTCAAAAGTTAAACAAACTGGCTTTAAAAAGCAGGGGAGAAATGATCCTTATCGACCTCAACGAAATAGTGTTTATCGAAAAGAGCGGCAAGAACACAACAATAGTTCATACTGTCAAAAGGGACTTTACCACGAGTCAAACCATTGGAGAACTGGAGCAGCAACTGGAGGGAAATGACTGCTTTCAGAGGGTTCATAAATCATACCTGATAAATTTAAATATGGTGGAAAGGATCAGCCCTTTTGCCGATAACTCCTTTGTGGTCAGGTTTGCCGGATACAAAAAGGATGCCCTCATTAGCAGGAACAATATTGAATTGGTCAAAAAGCATCTTAATCTTGCTTAG
- a CDS encoding accessory gene regulator ArgB-like protein, giving the protein MLHNLSLRLAKSLAFNGGLDPSRIPVITYGLEIILGIVVKTFCFLAIPSVLGVLPQTLAAFTASALFRLPAGGAHCTGFARCLFGSIVAFTGIGILASFIGGLSNWTLTLFYIVLGLAILLTLSRVPVDNPSRPVKKPEERVRMQKWALGILFTYFMLVNILPLTSDLIFAASLGLLLQLFTLLPAGYKLMHHYDMLLIKVTSSITKGGR; this is encoded by the coding sequence ATGCTTCATAACCTATCGCTGCGCCTGGCAAAGTCTTTGGCCTTTAACGGCGGCCTTGATCCCTCCCGGATACCTGTTATTACTTATGGACTGGAAATAATCCTGGGAATTGTAGTTAAAACATTTTGTTTTTTAGCCATTCCCTCTGTACTGGGCGTTTTGCCCCAAACCCTGGCAGCCTTCACGGCTTCAGCCCTTTTCCGCCTCCCGGCCGGGGGCGCCCATTGTACGGGCTTCGCTCGTTGTTTATTTGGAAGCATTGTTGCTTTTACAGGGATTGGGATCCTTGCCAGTTTTATCGGAGGATTGAGCAACTGGACATTGACACTATTTTATATTGTCCTCGGCCTGGCCATCCTGTTAACCCTATCCCGGGTTCCCGTAGATAATCCCTCCAGACCGGTTAAAAAACCGGAAGAAAGGGTACGCATGCAGAAATGGGCTTTAGGAATTCTGTTTACCTATTTTATGTTGGTAAACATACTGCCTCTTACGAGCGATTTAATTTTCGCGGCTTCCTTAGGGTTATTGCTGCAGCTATTCACGCTACTGCCGGCAGGTTATAAGTTGATGCACCATTACGACATGTTGTTAATAAAAGTTACCAGCTCTATTACTAAAGGGGGGAGGTGA